From one Paeniglutamicibacter psychrophenolicus genomic stretch:
- a CDS encoding OmpA family protein, whose product MTATPRRIAAVALLAAVLGLQLVPAQAAGTGPQDLPEPTGEMLDKSVRAWDPAGSVRIWDLSGSVKDVDEVKTKGKETTISLSTDILFTPDSSTLPDSVSAKVEALVAKVPRGASVKVNGHTDSVKGTIDNKVLSTDRAKAVAAVLKKVRPDLELKVKGLAATEPAVREDADDPSSFAANRRVEIIFAN is encoded by the coding sequence ATGACCGCCACCCCTCGACGTATCGCGGCGGTCGCGCTGCTTGCCGCGGTGCTCGGGCTGCAGCTGGTGCCTGCCCAGGCCGCAGGCACAGGCCCGCAAGACCTGCCCGAGCCCACGGGCGAGATGCTGGACAAGTCCGTCAGGGCATGGGATCCAGCCGGCAGCGTCCGGATCTGGGACCTGTCCGGCTCCGTGAAGGACGTCGACGAGGTGAAGACCAAGGGCAAGGAGACGACCATCAGCTTGTCCACCGACATCCTGTTCACCCCGGACAGCTCCACGCTGCCGGACAGCGTTTCGGCCAAGGTGGAAGCGCTGGTGGCCAAGGTGCCCCGGGGCGCAAGCGTGAAGGTCAACGGGCACACCGACTCGGTCAAGGGCACCATCGACAACAAGGTCCTGTCCACCGACCGGGCCAAGGCGGTTGCCGCCGTCCTGAAGAAGGTGCGCCCGGACCTGGAGCTGAAGGTCAAGGGGCTGGCCGCCACCGAACCCGCTGTGCGCGAGGACGCCGACGACCCTTCGAGCTTCGCTGCCAACCGCCGCGTGGAAATCATCTTCGCAAACTGA
- a CDS encoding LolA family protein: MKPAVLKKWIPAVLAPAVIAAFAIGASISADAQVQLEPKTPQQVLQMIAGSKVTDFSGSTSTTLDLGIPQLPDLGSNGTMATPGPGASASPDSTTAPDEANLMDMLAALSGTHEAQVYVDGPNKARIQVLDGMDEQNFIRNGSSLWHYDSSNNTADHMVVPGFPHMIAPKHSTMPPTPGAVADTLLAAMGPSTDMSVADGTRIANRDVYTLELVPRSVDSLVAKVSIGVDAATGAPLQVVVDAVGQTNPAVSVGFTTFTPGTPAANIFEFNPPAGAKVNEHKVPPQALKHNPGHKPDAANPGNKLGHKPGKAKPGKQPGHRLDAAKPGHKNAMQVPDSIKGTGWDTVVVVPAKEVPKELSGNAMLNQLATPVQGGKLLHTSLLNVLLTQDGRMVLGPVSLARLQAVANGQ; encoded by the coding sequence ATGAAACCCGCTGTGCTCAAGAAATGGATACCTGCCGTGCTGGCGCCCGCGGTCATTGCGGCCTTCGCCATCGGAGCCTCGATCTCTGCCGACGCGCAGGTGCAGCTCGAGCCCAAGACGCCGCAACAGGTCCTGCAGATGATCGCCGGCTCCAAGGTCACCGACTTCTCCGGAAGCACGAGCACAACCCTGGACCTCGGGATTCCCCAGCTGCCGGATCTGGGAAGCAACGGCACGATGGCGACCCCGGGCCCCGGGGCTTCCGCCTCGCCCGATTCGACCACGGCTCCTGACGAAGCCAACCTGATGGACATGCTCGCGGCACTCTCCGGCACACATGAGGCCCAGGTCTACGTCGACGGACCCAACAAGGCACGGATCCAGGTGCTCGACGGCATGGATGAACAGAATTTCATCCGCAACGGTTCCTCGCTGTGGCATTACGACTCCTCAAACAACACCGCCGACCACATGGTGGTTCCCGGGTTCCCCCACATGATTGCGCCGAAGCATTCGACAATGCCGCCGACACCCGGAGCCGTGGCAGATACGCTCCTGGCAGCCATGGGGCCAAGCACCGACATGAGCGTGGCCGACGGGACCAGGATTGCCAACCGCGATGTCTACACCCTCGAATTGGTCCCGCGCAGCGTAGACTCCCTGGTTGCGAAGGTGAGCATCGGGGTCGATGCGGCCACCGGGGCGCCGCTGCAGGTCGTGGTGGACGCCGTGGGCCAAACGAACCCCGCGGTATCCGTGGGATTCACGACCTTCACCCCGGGCACTCCGGCGGCCAACATCTTTGAGTTCAACCCTCCGGCGGGGGCCAAGGTGAACGAACACAAGGTCCCGCCGCAGGCGCTTAAGCACAATCCCGGCCACAAGCCCGACGCCGCCAATCCAGGCAACAAGTTGGGCCACAAACCCGGCAAGGCCAAGCCGGGCAAGCAACCGGGCCACCGACTCGATGCAGCCAAGCCCGGCCACAAGAACGCGATGCAGGTCCCGGATTCCATCAAGGGCACCGGGTGGGACACCGTGGTCGTGGTCCCGGCCAAGGAAGTCCCCAAGGAGTTGTCCGGCAACGCCATGCTGAACCAGCTGGCAACCCCGGTTCAGGGCGGAAAGTTGTTGCACACCTCGCTGCTCAACGTCCTGCTCACCCAGGACGGACGCATGGTCCTCGGCCCGGTCTCGCTGGCTCGGCTGCAGGCCGTGGCCAACGGCCAGTGA
- a CDS encoding Fic family protein, translated as MPVADGCLVRATVSSDLGTKGTGLIESRGDSTRGEDHEDSTSDPGSTVGVGYSHFLRNGQSWDFNEAVSPDTAYLGDTGEIHSQGGLMDQPRKAEGPAIGGKFPRGLRPEPGASVPGGAWPSIGYEEVAWTAEPDVSQSRRQRLRARGPYLAAVVPPIADAIPLVEGHVSALAEVATIDMVRFDRDLGDDAAPFAALLLRSESAASSEIENLTAGAKRIALAQLGDCSSAIASLIASNVAAMRAAIDLSDEINLPNILAMHQTLLQASHPSIAGKLRADAVWIGGSSPHSALFVPPRHEAVEKAMDDLVAFMHRDNIPALLQASIAHAQFETIHPFPDGNGRTGRALVGALLRNKGVTEKVTIPVSSGLLANTTSYFDALGSYRNGDPGPITEMFAESTFAATDNGRKLAEDIQDARAGIYAALPHNPSESLQRTIDLMVREPALTARMLSELTGQSPSSAYRNLEVLESIGALRPSRHIKGHKVWVAPEMIAALDGFAARAGKRLRA; from the coding sequence ATGCCTGTCGCCGACGGGTGCCTGGTGCGCGCCACCGTCTCGTCCGACCTCGGCACCAAGGGCACCGGGCTGATCGAGTCTAGGGGCGACTCGACGAGGGGCGAAGACCATGAAGATTCGACTTCAGACCCGGGAAGTACCGTGGGGGTGGGTTACAGCCATTTTCTCAGAAATGGACAATCATGGGATTTCAACGAAGCTGTATCACCAGACACTGCTTATCTTGGTGATACAGGAGAAATTCATTCCCAAGGAGGCTTGATGGATCAGCCACGCAAAGCCGAAGGGCCGGCCATCGGTGGAAAATTCCCCCGTGGCCTCCGACCGGAGCCGGGAGCTTCCGTACCTGGCGGCGCATGGCCAAGCATTGGCTACGAGGAGGTCGCCTGGACGGCCGAGCCAGATGTCAGCCAATCTCGTCGGCAAAGGCTCCGCGCGCGCGGCCCCTATCTGGCCGCCGTTGTTCCGCCGATCGCGGATGCAATTCCGCTGGTGGAAGGCCACGTATCCGCACTGGCCGAAGTAGCTACGATCGACATGGTTCGCTTCGATCGCGACCTGGGCGACGACGCAGCCCCCTTTGCCGCACTCTTGCTCCGCAGCGAGTCGGCGGCCAGCTCGGAGATCGAGAACCTCACGGCCGGAGCCAAGCGTATTGCCCTGGCGCAACTGGGTGACTGCTCCAGCGCCATCGCTTCGCTGATCGCATCCAACGTCGCCGCGATGAGAGCAGCCATCGACCTGTCCGATGAAATCAATCTCCCCAACATCCTGGCCATGCACCAAACGCTTTTACAAGCGTCCCATCCGAGCATTGCCGGGAAGTTGCGAGCCGACGCGGTGTGGATTGGTGGAAGCTCTCCGCACTCCGCACTCTTTGTTCCTCCCCGCCACGAAGCAGTTGAAAAGGCCATGGACGATCTGGTCGCTTTCATGCACCGGGACAATATCCCCGCACTGCTGCAGGCTTCCATTGCCCACGCCCAGTTCGAGACGATCCACCCGTTCCCTGACGGAAACGGAAGAACGGGCCGCGCATTGGTTGGTGCGCTGCTCCGAAACAAAGGCGTAACCGAAAAGGTGACCATCCCGGTGTCATCCGGCTTGCTGGCCAACACCACGTCCTATTTTGATGCATTGGGGTCCTACCGGAATGGCGATCCCGGTCCAATCACGGAGATGTTCGCCGAATCGACGTTCGCTGCCACCGACAACGGGCGCAAGCTTGCCGAAGACATCCAAGACGCCCGGGCCGGAATCTACGCCGCCTTGCCGCACAATCCCAGCGAAAGCTTGCAACGGACCATAGATCTCATGGTTCGCGAGCCGGCCCTCACCGCCCGCATGTTGTCCGAACTTACGGGCCAGTCGCCCAGCTCCGCCTACCGCAATTTAGAGGTGCTGGAATCGATCGGAGCACTTCGTCCGAGCCGCCACATCAAGGGCCACAAGGTATGGGTAGCCCCCGAAATGATCGCTGCCTTGGACGGATTCGCGGCGAGGGCCGGGAAACGCTTACGCGCCTGA
- a CDS encoding TAXI family TRAP transporter solute-binding subunit, translating into MSTNPRFHAPLSRRTLLRAVLATAAAGVLAPALASCTTGSHAGPIVVAGGEPGGFYLEFATLLADSLQRHRVSESATVLSTGGSLDNVRTLLRGEATLAVALADAASLEGGPQSQTPGRIAALGKVYENYVHAVVRKDSGISSLADLAGRTVAVGRPGSGTSLITPRLFEVAGLVSAPASSTKPSDATTVRSLGLNDGIAALSAGTVDALFWSGGVPTAAIAKAHAETGFALLDLSALLPGLRQRYGAFYDKVLVPAGSYAGMEAVWTVGVANLLLCRADLDADTAKATVNLLVGHADELIPRSSVGVQFLSADSLINTADIPLHPAAAEAYRALHG; encoded by the coding sequence ATGAGCACCAATCCGCGCTTCCACGCCCCGCTGTCGCGGCGCACGCTGCTGCGCGCCGTGTTGGCCACCGCGGCCGCAGGCGTCCTGGCCCCGGCGCTGGCCTCCTGCACCACCGGTTCGCACGCGGGCCCCATCGTGGTGGCCGGCGGGGAACCCGGCGGCTTCTACCTGGAATTCGCCACGCTGCTGGCCGACTCCCTGCAACGGCACCGGGTCTCCGAGTCCGCCACCGTGCTGTCCACCGGCGGCAGCCTCGACAACGTGCGCACGCTGCTGCGCGGCGAGGCGACCCTCGCGGTGGCCCTCGCCGATGCCGCGTCGTTGGAGGGCGGGCCGCAAAGCCAGACCCCGGGGCGCATCGCCGCGCTGGGCAAGGTGTATGAGAACTACGTCCACGCGGTGGTGCGCAAGGACAGCGGCATCTCCTCCCTGGCCGACCTGGCCGGGCGCACCGTGGCCGTGGGCCGGCCGGGCTCGGGCACCTCGCTGATCACCCCGCGGCTCTTCGAGGTCGCCGGGCTCGTCTCGGCCCCGGCCTCAAGCACCAAGCCCTCCGACGCCACCACGGTGCGCAGCCTGGGACTCAACGACGGAATCGCCGCGCTGTCCGCCGGCACGGTCGATGCGCTGTTCTGGTCCGGCGGGGTGCCCACCGCGGCCATCGCGAAGGCGCACGCCGAAACCGGCTTCGCGCTGCTGGATCTCTCCGCGCTGCTGCCGGGGCTTCGCCAAAGGTACGGAGCCTTCTACGACAAGGTGCTGGTCCCGGCCGGAAGCTACGCGGGCATGGAGGCGGTGTGGACCGTCGGGGTCGCCAACCTGCTGCTGTGCCGCGCGGACCTGGATGCCGACACCGCCAAGGCCACTGTCAACCTGCTGGTGGGCCATGCCGACGAGCTGATCCCGCGCTCCAGCGTCGGGGTGCAGTTCCTCAGCGCCGATTCGCTGATCAACACCGCGGACATCCCGCTGCACCCGGCGGCCGCGGAGGCGTACAGGGCACTGCACGGGTAG
- a CDS encoding SRPBCC family protein, with translation MSVISTHKDTENLTLTFVAEFPADIDRVWQIWEDPRQLERWWGPPTWPATFVRHEMVPGGESRYYMTGPDGDKARGWWKIIALDGPRSFEFEDGFAGDDGEPSGFLGSTRCVVTLEQNGGTTRMTTVSSFESAEQLEEMVKMGMEEGVGLAMGQIDALLAA, from the coding sequence ATGAGTGTCATCAGCACCCACAAGGACACGGAAAACCTCACCCTGACATTCGTCGCGGAATTTCCCGCCGACATCGATCGGGTCTGGCAAATCTGGGAAGACCCGCGCCAACTCGAACGCTGGTGGGGCCCTCCCACCTGGCCGGCAACGTTCGTGCGCCACGAAATGGTCCCCGGCGGGGAGTCCCGGTACTACATGACCGGACCCGACGGGGACAAAGCCCGTGGCTGGTGGAAGATCATCGCGCTGGATGGCCCCAGGAGCTTTGAATTCGAGGACGGATTCGCCGGGGACGACGGGGAACCCAGCGGATTCCTCGGCAGCACCCGCTGCGTGGTGACCCTGGAGCAAAACGGCGGGACCACCCGGATGACAACGGTTTCCTCGTTCGAGAGCGCCGAGCAGCTCGAAGAAATGGTCAAGATGGGCATGGAGGAAGGCGTGGGCCTGGCCATGGGACAGATCGACGCGTTGCTCGCCGCATAG
- a CDS encoding pyridoxal-phosphate-dependent aminotransferase family protein, translated as MTQIVPVRHLFGPGPCNPYPEATAALGLPLLGHLDPAFIARMDRTCDGLRTLWGTENSRTLPLSATGSAGMEAAFVNTVKAGDVAVIAVNGLFGERMCEVASRAGAEVVRVDHEYGTPVDAQRVADAHPNPTVIAAVHAETSTGVISDMAALGAIKGDALLIMDAVTSIGGMPVKVDEWGVDVAYAGTQKCIGVAPGLAPFTISERAFERRVQKPQSWYLDLGLLGGYTTGGAGGGRTYHHTAPVGMVASLEAGIDRILAEGIEAVTARHQAAGQALQDGLEEMGLTLFAAEGHRLPQLTTVYVPEGVDSAKVRSYLLERFNIEIGGGVGKYASTVWRIGLMGPNANPTSVALILAALKEAIAKA; from the coding sequence ATGACACAGATTGTTCCAGTTCGCCATCTTTTCGGGCCGGGCCCGTGCAACCCCTACCCGGAAGCCACCGCCGCACTCGGCCTGCCGCTGCTGGGCCACCTTGACCCGGCATTCATTGCCCGCATGGATCGCACCTGCGATGGCCTGCGCACCCTGTGGGGAACCGAGAATTCCCGTACCCTGCCACTCAGTGCCACCGGTTCGGCCGGCATGGAAGCCGCGTTCGTGAACACCGTCAAGGCGGGCGACGTTGCTGTCATTGCCGTCAACGGGCTCTTTGGTGAGCGCATGTGCGAGGTCGCCTCGCGTGCCGGCGCCGAAGTGGTCCGCGTGGACCACGAGTACGGCACCCCGGTCGACGCCCAGCGTGTCGCCGATGCGCACCCGAATCCGACGGTCATTGCCGCAGTGCACGCCGAGACCAGCACCGGTGTCATCTCCGACATGGCAGCGCTTGGCGCCATCAAGGGCGATGCGCTGTTGATCATGGATGCCGTTACCTCGATCGGAGGGATGCCGGTGAAGGTCGATGAGTGGGGCGTGGACGTCGCCTATGCCGGAACACAGAAGTGCATCGGGGTGGCCCCGGGCCTGGCCCCGTTCACCATTTCCGAGCGCGCGTTCGAGCGCCGCGTGCAGAAACCGCAGTCCTGGTACCTGGATCTTGGATTGCTCGGCGGATACACCACCGGAGGTGCCGGCGGCGGGCGCACCTACCACCACACCGCGCCGGTGGGAATGGTGGCCTCACTGGAAGCCGGCATCGACCGGATCCTGGCCGAAGGCATTGAAGCGGTCACCGCCCGCCACCAGGCCGCCGGCCAGGCATTGCAGGACGGGCTTGAAGAGATGGGCCTGACGCTCTTCGCCGCCGAGGGCCACCGTCTTCCACAGCTGACAACCGTGTATGTCCCGGAGGGAGTGGACTCGGCCAAGGTCCGTAGCTACCTGCTGGAGCGATTCAACATCGAGATCGGCGGCGGCGTGGGCAAGTACGCCAGCACCGTGTGGCGCATCGGGCTCATGGGCCCGAACGCCAACCCAACCTCTGTCGCGCTGATCCTTGCCGCGCTGAAGGAAGCCATCGCCAAGGCGTAG
- a CDS encoding excalibur calcium-binding domain-containing protein, translating to MPLKRRKNVRWIWLGIAVAVLILFGIAGALPGLMMFAGIIALILGIVALLANGIKWARIPNRKFGAGVAGAALVLTIAGGALSGTEGTAGPEELLEESAVAETLQADLASFIGKSCEFDYQVMTQGDDNNYCDEDSIGALIWVDQETHDRAEADLAVAREAETKKKLEEAAAAKAKEAEQAKTAEAAETAKAKEAADAEKAKTAAAAKAKEAAETRKAKAAAATKTKEAADAKKAKAAAAAKAQNAADAKAALAAEKARKKNAEAEVRKSPSNTYYKNCTAVRNAGAAPIFRGEPGYSRKLDRDGDGVACE from the coding sequence GTGCCGTTGAAACGGCGGAAGAACGTGCGTTGGATTTGGTTGGGGATTGCCGTTGCAGTCCTGATCCTGTTTGGCATCGCCGGGGCGCTACCGGGGTTGATGATGTTTGCCGGAATCATTGCCCTGATCCTTGGCATTGTGGCATTGCTGGCCAACGGCATCAAATGGGCAAGGATCCCGAATCGAAAGTTCGGGGCCGGGGTCGCCGGTGCGGCGCTGGTCCTCACGATTGCAGGCGGTGCATTGAGCGGCACCGAGGGGACTGCCGGCCCGGAGGAATTACTCGAGGAATCTGCGGTAGCCGAGACACTCCAGGCGGACCTCGCGAGCTTCATCGGCAAGTCCTGCGAATTCGACTACCAGGTCATGACCCAGGGCGATGACAACAATTATTGCGACGAGGATTCAATCGGCGCCCTTATCTGGGTCGACCAAGAGACCCATGATCGTGCCGAAGCCGACCTGGCGGTAGCCCGCGAAGCCGAAACCAAGAAGAAATTGGAGGAGGCAGCGGCGGCCAAGGCGAAGGAAGCCGAGCAGGCCAAGACAGCGGAAGCTGCGGAAACGGCCAAGGCCAAGGAGGCAGCCGACGCCGAGAAGGCGAAAACGGCGGCAGCGGCCAAGGCCAAGGAAGCCGCCGAGACTAGGAAGGCGAAAGCGGCGGCAGCGACGAAGACCAAGGAAGCCGCCGACGCTAAGAAGGCGAAAGCGGCGGCAGCCGCAAAGGCCCAGAATGCGGCCGACGCCAAGGCCGCCCTGGCCGCAGAAAAGGCCCGTAAGAAGAATGCCGAAGCTGAGGTTCGGAAGAGTCCCTCCAACACCTATTACAAGAACTGCACCGCGGTGAGGAACGCCGGAGCTGCCCCGATCTTTAGGGGTGAACCGGGATACAGCCGCAAACTGGATCGCGACGGCGACGGCGTCGCGTGTGAGTAA
- a CDS encoding HNH endonuclease family protein: MSNNEALTPDGSTTRRNPKPSIRTGSAVLLSGMALALGLVLVSCTGTGIDATAVAAPVIWSEAPTAEPLVVWSEAPVPEATTSVAVPEPEPSAEETQVPAEPSQESAPTSAAPRSSPDNENSSQAKAGTTLHQLAGIQVKGRAPKTGYERSLFGSGWKDPDRNGCDARNDMLRRDLTRIEAKPGTNGCVITSGVLADPFTGKRIDFVRGQGTSTEVQIDHVVALSDAWQKGAQKMTEEQRVAFANDPLNLLAVDGPSNASKGDSDAATWLPPNKSFRCPYVARQTAVKAKHGLWMTKSEQEGIKRILTSQCPNQAIPAG, encoded by the coding sequence GTGAGTAACAACGAAGCTTTGACACCGGATGGTTCCACGACGAGGAGGAACCCGAAACCCAGCATCAGGACCGGATCTGCCGTCCTTCTTTCGGGGATGGCTCTGGCTCTCGGCTTGGTGTTGGTATCTTGCACGGGAACTGGCATCGATGCCACAGCTGTTGCTGCGCCGGTCATCTGGTCGGAGGCTCCAACTGCGGAACCCTTGGTTGTTTGGTCGGAGGCACCGGTACCGGAGGCAACAACAAGCGTTGCCGTGCCCGAGCCCGAACCGTCAGCCGAAGAGACCCAGGTACCGGCCGAGCCGTCGCAGGAATCTGCACCAACTTCTGCGGCGCCGCGCTCATCTCCCGACAACGAAAACTCCAGCCAAGCCAAGGCCGGCACGACGCTGCACCAACTTGCGGGCATCCAGGTCAAGGGTCGGGCACCGAAGACCGGTTACGAGCGAAGCTTGTTCGGCAGCGGTTGGAAGGATCCTGACCGCAACGGTTGCGATGCACGCAACGACATGCTGCGTCGTGACCTGACAAGGATCGAGGCGAAGCCGGGAACCAACGGTTGCGTCATCACCAGCGGAGTGCTCGCAGACCCGTTCACCGGAAAGCGCATCGATTTCGTGCGCGGCCAGGGGACCAGCACCGAGGTCCAAATCGACCACGTCGTGGCGCTGTCCGATGCCTGGCAAAAGGGTGCGCAAAAGATGACCGAAGAGCAGCGGGTGGCCTTTGCCAACGATCCGCTGAACCTCTTGGCGGTTGATGGTCCGTCAAATGCCTCCAAGGGCGATTCGGATGCGGCCACGTGGTTGCCGCCGAACAAGTCGTTCCGTTGTCCCTACGTGGCACGTCAGACGGCGGTCAAGGCCAAACACGGATTATGGATGACCAAGTCCGAGCAGGAAGGGATCAAGCGGATCCTCACCTCGCAATGCCCAAACCAGGCGATCCCCGCGGGTTAG
- a CDS encoding ABC transporter ATP-binding protein gives MTGVPDTGDLAIHTTGLGKSFGKRRAVNNLDLAVPRGSVFGFLGPNGSGKTTTIRMLLGLSTPSSGTMSLLSQPMPAAAGQVLPKVGALVEGPAFHLFLSGRANLTRLDSADSTADRSTRTRRVDAALEKVGLGKAAKLPVHAYSLGMKQRLGIANALLRERELLVLDEPTNGLDPQGTREVRHLISALATEGTTVFVSSHLLSEIEQMCSHVAVMSVGNLVAQGTLEQLRAQGRRGVKVATPDTSVAMAVLARLGLDPHVEPVPGGEDGMVGAVLGPEATEPEHLVEGLVAAGVRVRGFTVQPASLEERFVALTGEGFDLVQ, from the coding sequence GTGACCGGGGTGCCGGACACCGGCGACCTCGCCATCCACACCACGGGCCTGGGCAAGAGCTTCGGAAAACGCCGCGCGGTCAACAACCTGGATTTGGCCGTGCCGCGTGGTTCGGTCTTCGGGTTCCTGGGACCCAACGGCTCCGGGAAGACCACCACCATCCGCATGCTGCTGGGCCTGTCAACCCCCAGCAGCGGAACCATGTCCCTGCTCTCCCAACCCATGCCCGCGGCCGCCGGCCAGGTGCTGCCGAAGGTGGGTGCCCTGGTCGAGGGCCCGGCCTTCCACCTTTTCCTCAGCGGACGGGCCAACCTCACCCGCCTCGATTCGGCCGATTCCACCGCCGACCGCTCCACCCGGACCCGCCGCGTGGATGCGGCACTGGAGAAGGTCGGGCTGGGCAAGGCCGCGAAGCTTCCGGTGCATGCCTACTCGCTGGGGATGAAGCAGCGCCTGGGGATCGCCAATGCGCTGTTGCGTGAACGCGAGCTGTTGGTGCTCGATGAGCCGACCAACGGACTGGACCCGCAGGGGACCCGCGAGGTCAGGCACCTGATCAGTGCCCTGGCCACGGAGGGGACCACGGTTTTCGTCTCCAGCCACCTGCTCTCCGAGATCGAGCAGATGTGCAGCCATGTGGCGGTGATGAGCGTGGGGAACCTGGTGGCCCAGGGAACCCTGGAGCAGTTGCGGGCACAGGGCAGGCGCGGGGTGAAGGTGGCGACGCCGGACACGTCCGTGGCCATGGCGGTGTTGGCCCGGCTGGGCCTGGACCCGCACGTCGAGCCGGTGCCCGGCGGGGAGGACGGGATGGTGGGAGCGGTCCTGGGCCCGGAGGCCACGGAGCCCGAGCATCTGGTCGAGGGGCTCGTGGCGGCCGGGGTGCGCGTGCGCGGATTCACGGTCCAGCCCGCGAGCCTGGAGGAACGCTTCGTGGCGCTGACCGGGGAGGGATTCGACCTTGTCCAATAG
- a CDS encoding DUF1304 family protein, translating to MNAAALILAILEGILLLGIGTLEAFFFRKPQLYPIFLIRPEDHRAVRLWTVNVGWYNICSGLAIAVGLVLAATASADSGLAVVLTICAMQVVLGVVLVMTEAKLWRGAVGQALLPLAVILAAVLLN from the coding sequence ATGAACGCCGCGGCCCTGATCCTGGCAATCCTGGAGGGAATCCTCCTGCTGGGCATCGGCACGCTCGAGGCGTTTTTCTTCCGCAAGCCCCAGCTGTACCCGATCTTCCTGATCCGGCCCGAGGACCACCGTGCCGTGCGGTTGTGGACGGTGAATGTCGGCTGGTACAACATCTGCAGCGGGCTGGCGATCGCGGTGGGACTGGTCCTGGCCGCCACTGCTTCGGCCGACAGCGGCCTTGCCGTGGTGCTGACCATCTGCGCAATGCAGGTGGTGCTCGGGGTGGTGCTGGTGATGACCGAGGCCAAGCTGTGGCGCGGGGCCGTGGGCCAGGCGCTCTTGCCGCTGGCCGTGATTCTCGCCGCGGTACTGCTCAACTGA
- a CDS encoding ABC transporter permease has translation MSNRGLLANEVILLYRRRRTWAMLLALGAVPVLIAVAVRLTSGPPTGRGPAFLDRVAGNGLFVAITGLLVCIPLFLPLTVAVVAGDTIAGEAGSGTLRYLLTAPVSRPRLLLVKFTVAALFCLSATVMVALCGLGIGSLLFPVGPVTLLSGTTISAPAALLRVGLIALYVAVSLIGLAAVGLFISTLTDVPVGAMAAIAVLAVAAQILGQLPQLDWLHPWLFTHHWLGFADLLRDPIRWTEFGQNALLQGGYLLVFGALAYGRFASKDVLS, from the coding sequence TTGTCCAATAGGGGATTGCTGGCCAACGAAGTCATCCTGCTGTACCGGCGCCGCCGCACCTGGGCGATGCTGCTGGCTCTGGGCGCGGTGCCGGTGCTCATCGCCGTCGCGGTTCGCCTGACCTCGGGACCGCCCACCGGGCGCGGGCCTGCATTCCTGGACCGGGTGGCCGGGAACGGGTTGTTCGTCGCGATCACCGGGCTGCTGGTGTGCATCCCGCTCTTCCTGCCGCTGACCGTGGCCGTGGTTGCCGGGGACACCATCGCCGGGGAAGCCGGGAGCGGCACGCTGCGCTACCTGCTCACCGCCCCGGTCTCGCGACCGCGCCTGCTGCTGGTCAAGTTCACCGTCGCGGCGCTCTTCTGCCTCTCGGCCACCGTCATGGTCGCCCTGTGCGGGCTGGGCATCGGATCCTTGCTCTTTCCCGTGGGGCCGGTGACGCTGCTCTCCGGAACCACCATCTCCGCGCCTGCGGCCCTGCTGCGCGTGGGGTTGATCGCGCTGTATGTGGCGGTGTCGTTGATCGGCCTTGCAGCCGTGGGCCTGTTCATCTCCACGCTGACCGACGTGCCGGTCGGCGCCATGGCAGCCATCGCGGTGCTCGCCGTGGCCGCGCAGATCCTGGGCCAGCTGCCGCAGCTTGACTGGCTGCATCCATGGTTGTTCACCCACCATTGGCTCGGCTTCGCCGACCTGTTGCGCGATCCGATCCGCTGGACCGAATTCGGGCAGAACGCACTGCTGCAGGGCGGATACCTGCTGGTCTTCGGGGCCCTGGCCTACGGCAGGTTCGCCAGCAAGGACGTGCTCTCCTGA
- a CDS encoding ArsR/SmtB family transcription factor: protein MVVYELSESEIDRIFQAMADATRRDIIKQAMLREQSVSELARRYAMSFAAVQKHVAVLERASLVIKQRRGREQIVQANPESLRRAARLLEAYEDIWRERANLIGEILSNQPEGTEP, encoded by the coding sequence ATGGTTGTATATGAACTGAGCGAATCCGAGATCGACCGCATCTTCCAGGCCATGGCGGATGCAACCCGGCGCGACATCATCAAGCAAGCAATGCTCCGGGAACAATCGGTCTCCGAACTGGCGAGGCGCTATGCGATGAGCTTCGCTGCCGTGCAAAAGCATGTGGCCGTGCTCGAGCGGGCCTCGCTGGTTATCAAGCAACGACGCGGGCGGGAGCAAATCGTGCAAGCCAATCCCGAATCTCTGCGCCGTGCAGCGCGGCTGCTGGAAGCCTACGAAGACATCTGGCGCGAGCGGGCAAACCTCATTGGGGAGATACTCTCCAACCAACCCGAAGGAACGGAACCATGA